Below is a genomic region from Hippea sp. KM1.
TTCCTTTTCTTGAGTATTTGACCACCATTGGCGCGCCGCATTTGTCGCACTTCATATCCGTGATTTCCTCTTCCAAAGGCTTTGTGTATTTGCATTTGGGGTAATTTGAGCAGGCCAGAAACTTACCAAACCTGCCGTGCCTTATGACTAAATTTGCCCCACATAGAGGGCAGACTTCATCTGTTGGTTCATCTTCTGGTTTTATTCTCTCCATGTTCTCGTATGCGTTTTGCAGAAGCACCTTAAACTTGTCATAGAATCTTTTTAAAAGCTCAAGCTTTGTTAATTCCCTGTTTGCTATTTTATCCAGACCATCCTCCATCTGGGCTGTAAATTTAACATTTATGATATCTGAGAAGAACTTATCCAGCATCTTGCTTGTTATTATGCCTATCTCCTCCGGATAAAACTTCTTATCCTTCAAAACGACATAGCCCCGCTTGATTATGGTGTCGATAATTGTGGCATAGGTGGATGGCCTTCCGATACCGTGTTTTTCTAATTCCTTTATGAGGCTTGCCTCTGTGTATCGTGGTGGCGGTTCGGTGAAGTGTTGCTTTGGCTTTACCTGACTCAATTCCACGGTTTGATTCTTTTTCAAGGTGGGTATTGAGTCTTCGTTTAGCTTTGAGAATGTCCAGATCCTTAAAAAGCCGTCAAACACAAGCTCTTTGTATGAAGCCCTGGCCTCAAAGTTGTCCGATGTAAATGTTATCTTGGTGTTTCTAAACTCAGCAGGCTTCATCTGAGAAGCAACAAACCTGCGCCAGATCAAATCGTAAAGCTTAAACTGCTCATCCGTTAGATACGGTTTAACCATCTCAGGCAACAGGGCAGGGTTTGTGGGCCTTATAGCCTCATGCGCCTCCTGTGCCAATTTTGACTTTGTTTTATATACAACGGCTTTATCTGGCAAATAATCATCCCCTAAAAGCTCCTTAATCGTCTTTCTGACCTTTGTTAGTGCCTCTTTGGCTATATTGAGTGAGTCTGTTCTCATGTATGTTATAAGACCGATACGCTCTTTGCCCATATCCACGCCTTCATAGAGGCTCTGGGCTATTCGCATGGTTCTTTGGGCTGAAAAGCCCAGATATGTGGATGCTGCCATCTGCATGGTGCTTGTTATAAATGGTGGCTCAGGCTTTCTCAAAGACCTGGTCTTTGTGATTGAATATACCTTAAAAGACTCCTTCTCTATCTCTTCTTTTAACTCAGATACCCTTGCTTTATCCTTTTCTTCTTTGATGAACAGTTTATCGAATTTTTCACCATAGGCTTTGGTTAAATCGGCCTGAATTGAATCCTCAAATATGAGGTGTATAGTCCAATACTCCTCGGGTTTGAAGTTTTGAATCTCCTCTTCTCTGTCAACAATGAGTTTTAGCGCCACCGATTGAACCCTACCGGCCGACAACCCCTTTCTTATCTTTTTGGCCAGCAGGGGAGAAAGCTTATAGCCCACAATCCTATCAAGTATCCTTCGGGCTTCCTGGGAGTTCACCATGTCCATATCTATTGAGCGGGGAGACTTTATAGCATCCAAAATCGCCTTTTTGGTTATCTCATGAAAGGCTATGCGCTTAATCTTACCCTCATCGAGCTTTGTCGCCTGCGTTATGTGCCAGCCTATGGCCTCACCCTCTCTGTCCTCATCCGTGGCGATATAAACAACATCGGAGTCCTGGGTTAGCTTTTTTAGCTGTTTTACTATGGGCTGCTTATCCTTTGGTATGACATACTTGGGTTTGAAATCGTTTTCTATATCAACACCGAAAGAGCTTTTGGGTAAATCCCTTATGTGGCCGTATGAGGCAACGACATTGTAATCCTTACCCAAGAACTTGCTTATGGTCTTTGCTTTGGCCGGAGATTCAACTACAACAAGATTCATTCACTCCACCCCACATTAGTTTTTCTGATAACCACCGCCTGGTGTAAGCTTAACAACACCCTTTAGCTGTAAATCGAATAGGATCTCGCTAACATAACCAATATCTTTATTGAGTTTTAAGGCTATCTCATCCTCTGTAGTCTCGCCCTCTATGGCATCCAATACCTCTTTCTCCTGCAGGCTTAGGTCAATCTCGCCTTCGGCCTTTTCCATCTCTTCCTTTAGCTTTAGGTAAAAATGCCCCAGGATGGTGTTTACATCCAATACCGGTATGGCCCCCTCTGCGATTAATTTATTCGTTCCTCTGCTTCTTTTTGAGAATATCTCACCAGGAACGGCAAAAACCGCCTTTGACTGCTCTGCGGCAAGCCTTGCTGTAATCAGAGAACCGCTTTTGATGTCTGCTTCAACAACCAATACGGCCTCAGCCAGACCGGCTATGATCCTGTTTCTTGCAGGGAAGTTGTACTTTGTTGGGGGCGTATTTAGGGGAAACTCGCTGATTATGCAACCCTTATCGGCCATTTTATCGAATAAGGTCTTGTTTTCTTTCGGATATATCACATCAATACCGCACCCCAAAACCCCAACAGTATATCCGCCGCATCCCAATGTAATCCTGTGCGCTAAGGCATCTATACCCCTTGCAAGGCCGCTTATAACCTCAAAACCACTCTCAACAAGTTGAGGCAGGAGGTGTTTTACTACTCTTTCCCCGTATCCTGAAGGGTATCTGCTGCCCACAACCGCTATGGGCAAGACCATTTCCTTCAATTGGCCTTTTATGTATAAAACAACGGGCGGATATTCAATGGTTTTTAATCTATCCGGGTATTCATCATCGAATATGCTTATAAGCCGTATATTGTGCCTTTCTAAATACTCAAGCTCTTTGTTTACATTTTTTGGTTTTAGCTTTGGCTTTACAGCCTCATATAGGGATTCTAAGCTTTCAAACTTAAGCGGATCTTTTATGTTGATTCCACTTAACAAAAGCTTTAGCCTATTTTTCTCCAATCAGCAACCTCACATAGCCTGAATAGTAATTGTGTTGTTCAAAATTACCAAAGCCGAACAAGGAGAGCTTATCTTTCAAATTTAAACCTATAAACTCGCTGGCCAAAGGGCATTCGCCGTATTTAAAGACGGCCTTTATAAGTGGATTCTGGTTTTGCAAATCAAACTCATTATAGTCCAATATGCAAAAACGGCCGCCCTTTTTTAGGCTATCGTAAGCGTTTTTTATTATTAAGCCCCTCTCGTTATCGATAAATCCGTGCAGAACGAACGATATAAAGACCATATCAAACGACTCATAGAACGGATGCGGCTTCCTTATGTCGTGATAGAATACCTTTACATTTCTGCCCCTGCAGCGTTTTTTGGCCTGCTTTAGCATGTTTCTGCTTGTATCAAAACCCACACACGGGGCGGTTGTGTAATTAGTCATAAGGCATAGATTTTTGCCTGTTCCACAGCCGAGATCCAATATTCTGTCGTTAAGCTTGATGTTCATATCGCCTACAACCTTTTTAATAAACCCATCATAGCTAAAACCGCTTATCAGCTGCATTATGGCATCATAGGCTAAGGCTTCCCATCCATCAATCTCGACCTTGCTTAGTTGTTTGGACATTTTGACCTCCTGTTTAAGCCTTACTGTTATAACTATTTTTAGCTTTTTTTCAAGATTCTTGTGCAGATACTTTAAGGTTTAAGTATTGATTTGTTTACAAAAACCTGCTATTTTTCAAAAGAACCGTGAGCAAATTAGAGAAAAATAGGGTTTGGAGGTGTCCCATGAAGCAGTATAAGACCTATATCGGCGGTGAATGGATTGAAACAGGTCAAACCATCAATGTCATCGACAAATACACAGGCGAGACCATAGCCACAGTTCCAAAGGCAGACAAAAAAACCGTCGATATGGCCGTGGATGCAGCCCATGAGGCTTTTGAGGTTATGAGGAAGATGCCTGCATACAGAAGGTCCGAGATTTTGGAGAAGGCTGCCAACCTTATAAAGGAAAGGTCAGAGGAGATTGCAACCACCATTTGCAGAGAGGCCGGCAAGGCCTGGAAATACTCAATGGGTGAAGTTAGCAGGGGATATGAAACATTCAAGTTTGCATCAGAGGAAGCAAAGCGCATACATGGCGAGACCGTGCCTATGGATGCAAGCTCAGGCGGTGTAGGCAGGGTTGGTTATTACATTAGAGTCCCCATGGGTGTAATTGGAGCCATAACACCGTTTAACTTTCCATTGAACCTGGTGGCTCACAAGGTTGCCCCTGCCATTGCAAGCGGCAATACGGTTGTTCTAAAGCCTGCATCATCCACGCCAATAACCGCTTTGATATTGGCTGAGATTTTGGAAGAGGCGGGATTGCCAAAGGGTGCCTTCAATGTGGTTATAGGGCCTGGTGGAGAGGTTGGTGAGCCGCTTATTACAAATGATAAGGTCAGAAAGGTGACATTCACAGGCTCTCCCAAGGTTGGAGACAGGATCATGCGCATAGCGGGCATAAAGAGGGTCACACTTGAGCTTGGCAACAACTCCGCAACAATAATCGAGAAGGATGCAGATATTGATAAAGCCATACCAAGGTGTGTGGATAGCGCCTTTGCAAACTCAGGCCAGGTCTGCATATCGTTACAGAGGATCTATGTACATAAAGACATTGCCGATGAGTTCACCAAGAAGTTTGCAGAGGCCACAAAGAGGCTGAAGGTGGGTAATCCCGTTGAGAAGGATGTGGATTTGGGGCCTATGATCGATGAGAGTGAAGCAAAGAGGGCAGAGGAGTGGATCAAGGAGGCCATAAGCCAGGGTGCTCAGTTGATTGTGGGTGGTGAAAGAGAAGGCAGGGTGCTGCGTCCCACTGTTTTGAGGAATACGACAAAGGATATGCGTGTTATGTGCATGGAGGTCTTTGCACCTATCGTTTCTATCGTTGAATACAACGATTTTGAAGAGGCTATTCAACATGTAAACGATTCCGATTACGGCTTACAGGCCGGTATTTACACAAACGACATAAGGAAAATCCAATACGCCATAGACAACCTTGATGTTGGCGGTGTGATGATAAACGATACCTCCATTTTCAGGGTCGATCACATGCCCTATGGTGGCAATAAGATGAGCGGAATAGGAAGGGAAGGCGTAAGGTTTGCAATAGAGGAAATGACCAATATCAAGATGGTGATGATAAATCTAAACTAAGAGGGGGGATGCCCCTCTTTTTTTGGAGTCGATATGAGGTGGGCTACGACATTTGGTGCAAGCAGGCTAAACGATAAGGGATTATATCAGGAGGGTGTTGAGCTGGGGAGGTTTCTTGCCCAGAAGGGATATGCTGTCAAGTGTGGCGGATACCAAGGGCTCATGGAGGCTGTTAGTAAGGGTGTAAAAGAGTCAGGCGGTGTGGTTGTTGGTATAGGGCTTGAGGCGTTTGAGCCTTTAAGGGAGAATAACCCTTATCTAACCAAAAAGATAGTTGCAGGTGATCTATTCGAAAGGTTGAGGCTTCTGGTTAAGGATAGTGAGCTATTCGTTGTGCAGCAGGGCAGTATAGGCACGCTGAATGAGCTGTTTTTGGTCTGGGCGCTTAAATACTCCTTAAAAGAAACATTCAGGGTCTGTTTAATTGGTAAAAAATACCTATCCTTAAAGAATTGCGATTTTATACCTCAGGATACCTTGAGATTCTTAGAGATATACCCGACGCTTGAGGATTTTAAAGAGAGCTTAAGTTGATGGCGGAGAGGGCGGGATTCGAACCCGCGGTACGCCTAATGCGTACAGCTGATTTCGAGTCAGCCGCCTTCGACCACTCGGCCACCTCTCCGCCTGCTTTTATAGCAAAGAGGATGGTTGAAGTCAAAGAAAATCTCTCCTGATTTTCCTTGAAACGATAAGGAATCCAGAAACACAAAATCGCCAATAAACTGAATTATCTCTGTTAGCTAATTATTTTTATTACCTGCATGAAGCATCTATTTATGCCCATTTTATGCCTATTTTGCGCCCCTTTGTTGTAAAATAGCATAAAAAATCCAGCTTCCCTCTAAACTCATATATCCTAAAACTTACCATCCGGTGAATAGACCCAGCGGAATTCTATATAAGCATTCAGACCAACCCCGCCGGCATTTGTTATATAAACCTTAGCAAAATGCCCCTCCTTTGTTCTGATGCAGTATGTATGGCCAATCTTTACCTTGGTCATGGCATAGTATTCAGTATAGCCTGTTTTTGGACAGGCCTTTACACTTTCCAAGGGAACGGCGCCCATATCCCTGACCTGTCCGACATTGAAGTAGGGTTTGTTGGCCTGGGGAACCTTGGGGTTTACATAGCCAGATGCAATATCCTCCTCGCTGTTTTTGTATCTTCCCGTCTCAAAATCCAAGGAATAGCCGCCAAATTTCGGGTTTGGTGCATGGGTCAAATAGCCGGTCTTGACCTTATTGGTTGCTTTGTTTTTACTGTTTTGAGCCTCAAACACCATAAAGAAGCTGTCGCCTTCAACATTTGCTATGTAAGAATATGTCTTGCTCTTGGATGGTGTGAACTTGTTGATGATAGTAACCGTTGCAGTGCCGCTTTTTTTGATCTTACCGTCAACCCTCCACGGTATAGACAGCTTTATTGAATACCTTATGAAGTTTGGATCATCCTCAAAACTCCTAAATGATACCAAGGCTGGCTTGCCAAAACTCAAAACACTTACGCCGTTGGCCCTGTTTTTTGAGCATATATCGACCCAGGCAGAGGCCAAGTCGGAATCCTTTAAAAAACCCCTAATATCCCTTCCTTCGGAATAGTATCTGGCAAACCTTCTTAAGAACAACTCGGCTTTGAGAAGAAAATCCTCATAATCTATCGTAAAACCCATTTGCGTTTTTTGGTTTGAGTAGTTCTCTATCGTAAGGCTGCAATAGGAAACAAACGGATTTGATTTAATAGTGCATCTTGCCAGGTTGCCATTTACAGTACAATTTGACTTCACAGCGCCGCAATTTATATAGGCCTTTTTAGGATAGCACTTCTTAAGGTTGCAGGCAGGCTTTAGGTATGCCTCGATGTTGATGGGGTATGGATATAAGGCTGCAGACCACTTCTTTATCGCATGGCCGTTTATCTTTATCGTCGTAATCTTGGGCGGGGCAAAGTATCTCTGCTTATTTTCCATTCTAACTATCCTTTCCTCATAATCCGATATGTTAAAGGATGGTTTAAATGGTAAGGCCTTGGCAAAACCCAGATACTTATTACACGCCCATGCGTTGTTTTTTGCTATGCACTCATCGAGCCTGTTTTTTATCTTTATCTCGATAAATTTGAGTTTTTCCAGGGTTGAAACGGCACTTTCGAAATCGGATTTAAACGAATTGGAACAGTAAGGGGTCTCTATTCCTCGATAGTTATTCATGAAGGAGTTGTATGCATTCCTTAAATCGGATGGCCACAGCTTTAGTTTCGATGCAACCCTCCTCATCTGCTCTATAAATCGGTCATCCTCAAGGTTTCGCTCCTTTATATGCTTGCACTGATTAAGCTGTTGGTAGGCCTTCTGCTTTAAGGATTCATAGTAAGACAATTTATGATAGACCTTCTCCGATAGGGCCTGTCTCTTTATCCATTCAATTTGGGACTCATCCACCCCTCTATCGCCATCTAAGTTAGAAGGCAATGCCCTTGTAATAAGGTAGTTGAGTTTCTTCATATATCCAACGAATTTTTCAACATCACTAAAATCAGCAGACCCTTTTTGTTTTTTGGATGCCTCAAACACCAATATGGATAGGGTTTTGTAATAGTTTAACTGCTGAGAGAGAAAATCCCTGTCGCCCATAATTGTGTCGTAGTCGTTTAAATAGTAATTCTGCAAATCCTCCAATTTGTTTATGGCAGATGCAGCCTTCGGTATGTGGCTTTTGTAATCGTCGATGCAGTGCATGTTGTACTTTGAATAGACCTCATATGTTAAATACTCCTCTATCTTGTCCTCAAACTCCCCCTCTAATACGCCAAAATTCCTCAAGTAATCGGAGAATTCAGCATTGAGCCTATCCTCTTTTTCTGCGATAAAAGAGGCAATACTGTATGTCTTTTCAAGGCAGTCCATAGACTCATAAAACACCCTCTCAAAATACCCGCCCGACAGCTTGCCCTGATTGGAAAGCCTAAAAAGCTCGTTTATTAGATAATGGTTGTATTTACACCGGTTGTTTTTGCTGAATGTATCTATTTCCCTTTTTGCCTTCTTAATGCGACTCAACATGTCGTCCTTTTCACATATGCTTTTGTTTAGCCTTTTTAGATCCTCCTCTGCCTTCTCTCTTGTTGCTTTTGCCTGATTATAAAAATCTTGAGCCTTGCTTATGAAAGATTCTGCTTCTTTTCTTTCAACATAAGGCAGTATATTGTTCTTCATTGCGCCAAATAAAAAGTTATTGGCCGACAGGTATTGCCTGTAATTTATGTTTTTATCGATAAAAGCATCTTTTAGTCTTCTTAGATAGGAGACATACCTGCCTAAATCTATCCTTGCTGTCTTACTGCCGCTATTTAGCTGTTTTTTGATGCTTTGAATATCCCTATTGATGCTGCTTACTATCTCATCCCTGAATCTTCCAAAGTTCCTTTGAGTTATCACATTAACAACCACATATACCGGCACATCGGATATCTCCTTCTTGAGCTTTTGAAAATCCCCCTTAGGCGGCACCGAGACACTCTTTTTAGGTGTGGCCTTTTTGGAAGCCTTCTCGATGTTTCTTCTAAAATCCCCATCCAGCACAAACAGCCTTAAATAATCCAGATTGGCCTCATACCCTGCAAGGCTTAGTTTTTTCATAATCTCCACCACATCCTTATAGGTAAGCCGCTCAAGCAAAGAGATAAAACGCTCATAGTCGGCTATGGTTAGGTTGGAGTTGGAGGCCTTATTTATTGCGCATACCTTCAAAACGGTTGTCTTGTAATCCTTTTCCTCCATAAACCGTCTTATGTTGTTGATGGTTATAGCCTCGTTTGCACATCTCAATTTCTTCACTGCCGCCCTGACCATATACCTTGCCTTCCATTTCAAATACCTGATCTCTTGCTGCTTCTGTTTGGCAGCGGCCTGAAGCCTCCTTAAGGCCAAAAAGTATTTCCTGTATTTAGTGTTTACCTCTAAGGTCTTTGACCACATCTCAAACTTCAACTGCTCTATCCACTTATCCCTATCCTTAAAAAACTCGGTTCTGCCAAGCCTCATGCGATTATCGTCAAACCATTGGTCAAACATAGTTCTAAGCGTTCTTATATCGTCAACCCTTCTGGATGCCTTCCATCTTTCCATGCAAGGCAGTAGAAAATCCTTCAAAAATAGCCTTCTTTCAACATTCTTTCCCCAGCTTTGCACCGACTGAAGTGAGTATTTGGCAAAATCCCAGGCATAACCAACTATACTGCCCCCTGTTGAGCCCAACAAAAATCCAGCGATCTGCTTGGCCGCCTCCTCGCTTATTGTGTTTTTAGCCTTATCAAATTCACCGTGGGCGAATTGGTCTATAGCCTGTGTTATGCTTTCAACAGGAAGGTCTGTCTCAAGGACATCCTCAAGCATATCGTGCAACTCTTGAATGTAATATTGTTTCTCTATTTTATTAAAATCCTCAGCTGTGATTTGGGCTTGAGCATTGAAAAACAGAAAGAATACAACAAAAACAACACCAATAACGGATTTTGTTCTCATCCCATCCTCCCTTTCTAAAAATATTACCTGATAAACTATATCGTATTTCTTCAATCAAGAAAATAAAAAACTTGCAAAACGGAGATTTCTTTGGTATAAACTCCTCACTATGAAAAAGCTGGATCTGTTTGAGAAGGGATATTCGGTGTATTTCACATACTTTACATACTTTAACTTTAACTATTACTGGTTTTTTGGGGGAGGGGGATAGTCCAGCTTAGCGGCTGTTTTGTAGATTCACCGAGCCGTTTGAATGGGCTATCCCCAGGGATGGTCGATTCAAACGGCTTTTTTTATTGGCCGAAAATTTTTTGGGAGGTGTTTAGATGATTATCGTTATGAAGCGTTCGGCGACAGACGAAGACATTGAAAGGGTCAGCAAGAAGGTTGAGAGGATGGGTCTAAAAACCCATATATCCAAGGGCAGTCGCAAAACCGTTATAGGTGTCATAGGTGATATAGACAGCAAGATAAAGGAGTACGATCCAGTGGCCACCTTATCCTTAGATAAGGCCGTTGAGAGTGTCCAGAGGGTCTCAAAACCCTATAAATTGGCATCGAGGGAGAGCAGAAACGACGATACCATCATCGATGTGAAGGGGGTAAAGATCGGCGGTGATACATTCACGCTCATTGCAGGCCCCTGTTCTGTGGAAAACAGGGAGCAGATATTAACCACGGCAAGGGGCATAAAGAAGTGTTCAGCCCACATGTTGAGGGGTGGTGCATTCAAGCCGAGGACTTCACCTTACAGCTTCCAGGGTCTTGGAGAAGAGGGCTTGAGGTTGTTAAAAGAGGCATCGGAGGAGACAGGCCTGCCGGTTGTTACGGAGGTGATGAATCCAAAGGATCTGGATGTTGTGCTTAAATACGCCGATGTGCTCCAGATAGGGGCCAGAAACATACAGAACTTCTCCTTACTCAAGCTGGTCGGTCAGACGGATAAGCCCGTTCTCCTAAAGAGGGGTATGGCAACAACGATTCAGGAGTTCTTAATGAGCGCTGAGTATGTAATGAGTGAAGGCAATGCCGATGTTATTCTCTGTGAGAGGGGCATAAGGACATTCGAAACAGCAACAAGGAACACATTGGACATCTCGGCTGTTCCTGTTTTGAAAAAGGAGACCCATCTGCCCGTTTTAATAGACCCATCCCATGCCGCAGGCAAAAGGGATTATGTGCCTGCACTCTCAAGGGCAGCCATAGCCGCAGGTGCCGACGGTCTTTTGATTGAGGTTCATTACAACCCCCAGATTGCCGTCTCCGATGCAGCCCAGCAGCTAACCGTTGAGGAGTTCTGTGAATTGGTTGAAGAGCTAAGAAGGATCGGTGAGGTGGTGGGCAAAAAGATCCAGTAAAATAAATTTTGACAGTAAGTAAAGAGTTTTCTATATTAGACTTAACTTTTGAGAAGTAAGGGAAGGGCTATGGAAAGTGTAAATGTGGGTTTGTTGGGTGTTGGAACCGTTGGCAGCGGCGTTGTAAAGATTCTAACCAACAACGCTGACATAATAAAAAAGAGGCTCGGCTTTGAGTTAAACCTAAAAAGGGTCTATGCCAAACAGATAAAGGACGATGTTAGGCCGCTCCTTGAGGGCAAGATAGCATCGGGTTATGAGGAGTTGCTTGCAGACGACATCGATATAGTCGTTGAGCTTATTGGCGGGACGAGCTTTGCAAAGGAGTTTATATTAAAGGCGATACAGGCCAAAAAAAGCGTGGCAACGGCAAACAAGGCACTGCTTGCAGAATACGGATACGAGATATTCTCAGAGGCCTTCAAGAACAGGGTGGATATAGGCTATGAGGCTGCTGTTGCAGGTGGAATCCCCATAATCAAAGCCATAAAAGAATCACTGGCTGCCAACCATATAAAATCCATCAAAGCCATAGTAAACGGCACCTGCAATTACATATTGTCGGAGATGTTCTATAAGGAGATCTCATTCGAGGAGGCCCTAAAGGATGCCCAGGAAAAGGGATTTGCCGAGGCAGACCCTACATTCGACATAGAGGGCATCGATTCAGCGCATAAAATGGCCATATTAAGCTCCATATCGTTTGGCGATAATGTCAAGGCCAAGGATGTTTACACAGAAGGTATAACCAACATAGACCTTCTGGATATAAAGTTTGCAGATGAGTTCGGCTATAGAATAAAGCTCATCGGCATAACCAATCTGTTGAACGGAAGGATAGATGTAAGGGTGCATCCAACACTGATAAAGAAAGACGACATACTGGCAAAGACAGACGGTGAGTTTAACGCCATCAAGGTAAAGACAGATATGAACGATGAAACTGTCTATATAGGAAAAGGGGCAGGGAGCCTGCCTACGGCAAGCGCCGTTGTGGCAGATATCATGGATATAGCAAGAAACATCAAAAACAAAACAAATCTCAGGGTTCCTTTGATGGCATTCCCTTTTAATTATGTGAAAAAAAGGGATATTATCAACATAGACGATTTAACCATGAGCTATTACTTAAGGTTCACGGTGAAGGATCAGGCCGGTGTTTTATCTAAAATCTCAGGCATCTTGGGTGAATACAACATAAGCATCAAAAGCGTTGTCCAATTGGGTAAAAACGAGGAATGGGTGCCGTTGATTGTATTTACACACAAGGCCAAAGAAAAAGACATAAAACAGGCGTTAACAATCATAGAGAAGCTCGATATAATAAAAGAAAAGGTGCTTTTGGTGAGAGTGGATGATGAAGAATAAAAAACTGTGGGGCGGTAGGTTCTCCTCATCAACCGATAGCGTAATGGAGGCA
It encodes:
- a CDS encoding LOG family protein, producing the protein MRWATTFGASRLNDKGLYQEGVELGRFLAQKGYAVKCGGYQGLMEAVSKGVKESGGVVVGIGLEAFEPLRENNPYLTKKIVAGDLFERLRLLVKDSELFVVQQGSIGTLNELFLVWALKYSLKETFRVCLIGKKYLSLKNCDFIPQDTLRFLEIYPTLEDFKESLS
- a CDS encoding homoserine dehydrogenase, encoding MESVNVGLLGVGTVGSGVVKILTNNADIIKKRLGFELNLKRVYAKQIKDDVRPLLEGKIASGYEELLADDIDIVVELIGGTSFAKEFILKAIQAKKSVATANKALLAEYGYEIFSEAFKNRVDIGYEAAVAGGIPIIKAIKESLAANHIKSIKAIVNGTCNYILSEMFYKEISFEEALKDAQEKGFAEADPTFDIEGIDSAHKMAILSSISFGDNVKAKDVYTEGITNIDLLDIKFADEFGYRIKLIGITNLLNGRIDVRVHPTLIKKDDILAKTDGEFNAIKVKTDMNDETVYIGKGAGSLPTASAVVADIMDIARNIKNKTNLRVPLMAFPFNYVKKRDIINIDDLTMSYYLRFTVKDQAGVLSKISGILGEYNISIKSVVQLGKNEEWVPLIVFTHKAKEKDIKQALTIIEKLDIIKEKVLLVRVDDEE
- a CDS encoding aldehyde dehydrogenase family protein, which translates into the protein MKQYKTYIGGEWIETGQTINVIDKYTGETIATVPKADKKTVDMAVDAAHEAFEVMRKMPAYRRSEILEKAANLIKERSEEIATTICREAGKAWKYSMGEVSRGYETFKFASEEAKRIHGETVPMDASSGGVGRVGYYIRVPMGVIGAITPFNFPLNLVAHKVAPAIASGNTVVLKPASSTPITALILAEILEEAGLPKGAFNVVIGPGGEVGEPLITNDKVRKVTFTGSPKVGDRIMRIAGIKRVTLELGNNSATIIEKDADIDKAIPRCVDSAFANSGQVCISLQRIYVHKDIADEFTKKFAEATKRLKVGNPVEKDVDLGPMIDESEAKRAEEWIKEAISQGAQLIVGGEREGRVLRPTVLRNTTKDMRVMCMEVFAPIVSIVEYNDFEEAIQHVNDSDYGLQAGIYTNDIRKIQYAIDNLDVGGVMINDTSIFRVDHMPYGGNKMSGIGREGVRFAIEEMTNIKMVMINLN
- the aroF gene encoding 3-deoxy-7-phosphoheptulonate synthase, coding for MIIVMKRSATDEDIERVSKKVERMGLKTHISKGSRKTVIGVIGDIDSKIKEYDPVATLSLDKAVESVQRVSKPYKLASRESRNDDTIIDVKGVKIGGDTFTLIAGPCSVENREQILTTARGIKKCSAHMLRGGAFKPRTSPYSFQGLGEEGLRLLKEASEETGLPVVTEVMNPKDLDVVLKYADVLQIGARNIQNFSLLKLVGQTDKPVLLKRGMATTIQEFLMSAEYVMSEGNADVILCERGIRTFETATRNTLDISAVPVLKKETHLPVLIDPSHAAGKRDYVPALSRAAIAAGADGLLIEVHYNPQIAVSDAAQQLTVEEFCELVEELRRIGEVVGKKIQ
- a CDS encoding class I SAM-dependent methyltransferase — its product is MSKQLSKVEIDGWEALAYDAIMQLISGFSYDGFIKKVVGDMNIKLNDRILDLGCGTGKNLCLMTNYTTAPCVGFDTSRNMLKQAKKRCRGRNVKVFYHDIRKPHPFYESFDMVFISFVLHGFIDNERGLIIKNAYDSLKKGGRFCILDYNEFDLQNQNPLIKAVFKYGECPLASEFIGLNLKDKLSLFGFGNFEQHNYYSGYVRLLIGEK
- the dprA gene encoding DNA-processing protein DprA, with amino-acid sequence MEKNRLKLLLSGINIKDPLKFESLESLYEAVKPKLKPKNVNKELEYLERHNIRLISIFDDEYPDRLKTIEYPPVVLYIKGQLKEMVLPIAVVGSRYPSGYGERVVKHLLPQLVESGFEVISGLARGIDALAHRITLGCGGYTVGVLGCGIDVIYPKENKTLFDKMADKGCIISEFPLNTPPTKYNFPARNRIIAGLAEAVLVVEADIKSGSLITARLAAEQSKAVFAVPGEIFSKRSRGTNKLIAEGAIPVLDVNTILGHFYLKLKEEMEKAEGEIDLSLQEKEVLDAIEGETTEDEIALKLNKDIGYVSEILFDLQLKGVVKLTPGGGYQKN
- the topA gene encoding type I DNA topoisomerase; protein product: MNLVVVESPAKAKTISKFLGKDYNVVASYGHIRDLPKSSFGVDIENDFKPKYVIPKDKQPIVKQLKKLTQDSDVVYIATDEDREGEAIGWHITQATKLDEGKIKRIAFHEITKKAILDAIKSPRSIDMDMVNSQEARRILDRIVGYKLSPLLAKKIRKGLSAGRVQSVALKLIVDREEEIQNFKPEEYWTIHLIFEDSIQADLTKAYGEKFDKLFIKEEKDKARVSELKEEIEKESFKVYSITKTRSLRKPEPPFITSTMQMAASTYLGFSAQRTMRIAQSLYEGVDMGKERIGLITYMRTDSLNIAKEALTKVRKTIKELLGDDYLPDKAVVYKTKSKLAQEAHEAIRPTNPALLPEMVKPYLTDEQFKLYDLIWRRFVASQMKPAEFRNTKITFTSDNFEARASYKELVFDGFLRIWTFSKLNEDSIPTLKKNQTVELSQVKPKQHFTEPPPRYTEASLIKELEKHGIGRPSTYATIIDTIIKRGYVVLKDKKFYPEEIGIITSKMLDKFFSDIINVKFTAQMEDGLDKIANRELTKLELLKRFYDKFKVLLQNAYENMERIKPEDEPTDEVCPLCGANLVIRHGRFGKFLACSNYPKCKYTKPLEEEITDMKCDKCGAPMVVKYSRKGSKFLACSNYPKCKNTKPYPTGLKCPQCGGDLIEYSSKRGKFYGCSNYPECKFTIRGELKNQECPKCGYTLFVKKKDKWCCANKKCNYCQE